One window of the Dendropsophus ebraccatus isolate aDenEbr1 chromosome 12, aDenEbr1.pat, whole genome shotgun sequence genome contains the following:
- the LOC138768738 gene encoding achaete-scute homolog 2-like, producing the protein METSEEQKSPESQPRTMRKGSGRSGSPQRLRCQRRSGSCASKTVVSSTSERRNERERNRVKLVNLGFAKLRQHVPQAQGPNKKMSKVETLRSAVEYIRALQSLLLDRQSGVETQGGPNSDGLSPCGSTCSVDSGSMPLSPGSCSSEECSREDSSVSDADFFLTLHGWG; encoded by the coding sequence ATGGAGACTTCAGAGGAGCAGAAAAGCCCAGAGAGCCAACCAAGGACTATGCGCAAAGGTAGCGGACGCTCAGGATCCCCGCAAAGGCTGAGGTGTCAACGGCGTAGTGGTTCCTGCGCCTCCAAGACCGTCGTCTCCTCCACCTCTGAAAGACGTAACGAGAGGGAGAGGAATAGGGTGAAGTTGGTCAATCTTGGTTTTGCTAAACTCAGACAGCACGTACCCCAAGCTCAGGGTCCCAACAAGAAGATGAGTAAAGTGGAGACTCTACGGTCAGCTGTTGAGTATATACGTGCCTTACAAAGCCTTCTTTTGGATAGGCAGTCAGGAGTGGAGACACAAGGAGGACCAAACTCTGATGGACTCTCACCATGTGGCAGCACCTGCTCGGTGGACTCAGGGTCCATGCCTCTGTCACCGGGGTCTTGTTCATCAGAGGAGTGTTCCCGGGAGGACAGCAGTGTGTCAGATGCTGACTTCTTCTTGACGTTGCATGGCTGGGGATAG